A single region of the Marinobacter nanhaiticus D15-8W genome encodes:
- a CDS encoding 2OG-Fe(II) oxygenase: MTVKVKTRILLQSKRLNIYLVRYPEGHRVRRHLDMVSEGCLYKLNCVLVKPKVGGEFICDKNLFNLANRLILFRPDLHQHEVSRIEQGSRWLLSFAFNRSARECL, translated from the coding sequence ATGACAGTGAAAGTGAAAACCCGCATCCTCTTGCAGTCGAAACGGCTGAATATCTACCTCGTTCGCTACCCCGAGGGTCATCGTGTGCGGCGCCATCTGGACATGGTGTCGGAAGGCTGCCTATATAAGCTCAACTGCGTTCTGGTAAAACCCAAAGTCGGTGGCGAATTTATCTGTGACAAGAACCTGTTCAATCTGGCCAACCGGCTGATTCTGTTTCGACCGGATCTGCACCAGCACGAGGTCTCGCGGATTGAACAGGGTAGCCGCTGGTTGCTGAGTTTCGCTTTCAACCGTTCCGCCCGCGAGTGTCTCTGA
- a CDS encoding AzlC family ABC transporter permease, whose translation MSDSPAFEIAADQERGKVSSIRRPFLRVLPSAIAIIPVSMLFGVLAHRADWSMLEILAAGFLGFTGSGQFALLPLAEVNASFLTMLVICASINSRYFPIAFTTTRRLPKTIFPRMFASHMLGDEAYATERNDDTAKDTFIIRLTIFSFWIIAGVIGALVAKAIPSAWLSTDIHLGFPASVVLVYLSVSQIKVRITDIYHAKSAMVVTCFLLAATFYWLLGPTYFWIPSVAVTAVVLDKWKKHE comes from the coding sequence ATGAGCGACTCTCCAGCTTTTGAAATAGCGGCAGATCAAGAACGAGGAAAGGTGTCGTCTATCAGGCGGCCTTTCCTCAGGGTTCTCCCGTCTGCTATAGCGATTATCCCTGTGAGCATGCTTTTCGGTGTGCTGGCGCACCGGGCAGACTGGAGCATGCTCGAAATTCTGGCCGCCGGATTCCTGGGCTTCACAGGTAGCGGCCAGTTCGCGTTGCTGCCTTTGGCAGAGGTCAATGCCAGCTTCCTGACAATGCTGGTTATCTGCGCGTCTATAAATAGTCGTTACTTTCCAATTGCGTTCACGACAACAAGAAGGTTGCCGAAGACGATTTTCCCAAGAATGTTTGCTTCACACATGCTTGGTGATGAAGCGTACGCAACCGAGAGAAACGATGATACCGCCAAAGACACCTTCATCATCCGGCTCACCATATTCTCATTCTGGATAATAGCGGGTGTGATAGGCGCCCTGGTTGCTAAAGCCATTCCCAGCGCTTGGCTAAGTACCGATATACACCTGGGATTCCCGGCAAGCGTTGTGCTCGTGTACCTTTCGGTCTCTCAAATAAAGGTGCGAATAACCGATATTTATCATGCGAAGTCGGCGATGGTGGTTACCTGCTTCTTATTGGCGGCCACCTTTTACTGGCTTTTAGGCCCCACCTATTTCTGGATTCCAAGCGTCGCCGTGACCGCCGTCGTATTGGACAAATGGAAAAAGCATGAATGA
- a CDS encoding 2OG-Fe dioxygenase family protein, translating into MNASAERISFESSANKDYLDNGYCVIDMPEMPQSLLNSFDYMPRDTHSPGRLREIRLTQYIGYWEEGEWFFATLPPRKYVQSADYIRLAEAGGVPRHREQIIGDPTPLIAAVLDQLPVQLDDMFQINVNQIRVIANKDYKGITVPEGPHRDGHEFSVIAVAKRHNVRGGETQVIDPKTREILFRTTLAENQAILIDDERYIHYATNIEPEEGDMGYRDIWVIEINRWHNRAYGPAHERASLA; encoded by the coding sequence ATGAACGCTAGCGCCGAACGAATCTCCTTCGAAAGCAGTGCCAACAAGGACTACCTGGACAACGGATACTGCGTGATCGATATGCCCGAAATGCCCCAGAGCCTCTTGAATTCATTCGACTATATGCCACGAGACACACACAGCCCGGGCAGGCTCCGGGAGATCCGCTTGACCCAATACATCGGCTATTGGGAAGAAGGCGAGTGGTTTTTCGCCACGCTCCCACCGAGAAAGTATGTGCAATCTGCCGACTATATAAGGCTGGCTGAGGCCGGTGGCGTACCCAGGCATCGCGAACAGATTATCGGCGATCCAACACCGCTGATTGCAGCGGTATTGGATCAGTTGCCCGTTCAGCTTGATGACATGTTCCAGATCAACGTCAACCAGATCCGGGTCATCGCGAACAAGGACTACAAGGGCATTACGGTACCGGAGGGCCCCCATAGAGATGGCCATGAGTTCAGCGTTATCGCCGTAGCAAAGCGGCACAACGTTCGCGGAGGAGAGACCCAGGTTATCGATCCAAAAACCCGGGAAATTCTATTCCGGACCACCTTGGCTGAAAACCAGGCCATCCTGATTGATGACGAACGTTACATCCACTACGCAACGAACATCGAGCCCGAGGAAGGCGATATGGGTTACCGGGATATATGGGTGATCGAAATCAACCGCTGGCACAACCGGGCATACGGACCTGCCCATGAACGGGCGTCCCTGGCCTGA
- a CDS encoding AzlD domain-containing protein, with product MNEGIIGAIAALFFTSLLVRVLPVVYDFQFPESLVKWMETILPSAVFLNFITYIFLQEAQISLLATTAALGVTAILAYLSIGGLFMGVLGGCLTYYLLTTF from the coding sequence ATGAATGAAGGTATAATTGGCGCCATTGCGGCCCTTTTCTTTACGAGCCTACTGGTCCGGGTACTTCCGGTCGTCTATGACTTCCAGTTTCCCGAAAGCCTCGTGAAATGGATGGAAACCATCCTTCCTTCTGCTGTTTTCCTGAACTTCATTACCTATATTTTTTTACAGGAAGCGCAGATCTCGCTGTTGGCTACAACGGCGGCGCTAGGCGTCACAGCTATCCTCGCCTATTTAAGTATTGGCGGACTCTTTATGGGCGTTCTGGGAGGCTGTCTGACTTACTACTTGTTGACGACCTTTTGA